In Streptomyces sp. RFCAC02, the following proteins share a genomic window:
- a CDS encoding LysE family translocator, producing the protein MWSHLPAFLGACLLVAASPGPSTVLIIRQSLHSRRAGMWTVLGNESGVFLWGVLAALGLTAVLDASEVAYDIVRIAGGAVLVGFGVQTLRAARRTAGEGFPAGGAQSAGGARTSAFRAYRAGLLLNLANPKAGVFAMAFLPQFVPDGAPHLTTMLLLAAVWAVFETGYYACYVWGVSRLASFLARGGVRRRIEQVSGGVMVALGVRLALEA; encoded by the coding sequence GCTCGTCGCCGCGTCACCGGGACCCAGCACCGTCCTGATCATCAGGCAGTCCCTGCACAGCCGCCGCGCCGGGATGTGGACGGTCCTCGGCAACGAGAGCGGCGTCTTCCTGTGGGGCGTCCTCGCCGCGCTCGGGCTGACCGCCGTCCTCGACGCGTCCGAGGTCGCCTACGACATCGTCCGGATCGCCGGCGGCGCCGTCCTCGTCGGTTTCGGCGTCCAGACGCTCCGGGCCGCCCGCCGTACCGCCGGGGAGGGCTTCCCGGCAGGCGGCGCGCAGAGCGCGGGCGGCGCCCGTACATCCGCCTTCCGGGCCTACCGCGCCGGCCTCCTGCTGAACCTGGCCAACCCCAAGGCGGGCGTCTTCGCCATGGCGTTCCTGCCGCAGTTCGTCCCCGACGGCGCGCCGCACCTCACGACGATGCTGCTGCTCGCCGCCGTCTGGGCCGTCTTCGAGACCGGCTACTACGCCTGCTACGTGTGGGGCGTGAGCCGCCTCGCGTCCTTCCTCGCGCGCGGCGGCGTCCGGCGGCGTATCGAACAGGTCTCGGGCGGCGTCATGGTCGCCCTCGGCGTCCGGCTGGCCCTGGAGGCGTGA
- the treZ gene encoding malto-oligosyltrehalose trehalohydrolase, producing the protein MLFDVWAPHAESVTLELSGRSVPLSPDPDRAGWWRAEADAAPGDRYGFALDGGDVLPDPRARHLPEGPERPGAVVDLAAFPWRHPWSGRGLPGAVLYETHVGTFTPEGTFDAAAGRLARLARLGVTHVELMPVCPFPGRHGWGYDGVAPWAVHEPYGGPEGLQRFVDAAHGHGLGVVLDVVHNHLGPSGNRLPDFGPYFTDRHHTPWGSAVNLDAPGSDDVRAYFIGSAVAFLRDFRLDGLRLDAVHELADDRAEPMLAELSAAVDALAAEVGRPLFLIAESDRNDPRTTAPRERNGFGLHGQWNDDFHHALHAALTGESQGYYADFARAPLAALAATLTRGFLHDGGWSAFRGRSHGRPLDPATPAYRLVGYDQTHDQIGNRALGDRLAALIGPRRQAVAAALVLCGPFTPMLFMGEEWGATTPWQYFTDHQDPDLAEAVRSGRRREFSAHGWAEGDIPDPQDPATRDRSCLVWPDEDDAPWLLDWHRRLIALRHRYLPAGLTLADVTAAYDEDAGWLLLRNGPLTVAVNLSPDAAARLPLGDGTFTPLAASAEGITHDADGALALPPESAAVLLREG; encoded by the coding sequence ATGCTGTTCGACGTATGGGCACCGCACGCGGAAAGCGTCACGCTGGAGTTGTCCGGACGGTCCGTCCCCCTCTCCCCCGACCCCGACCGGGCGGGGTGGTGGCGGGCGGAGGCGGACGCCGCCCCGGGGGACCGGTACGGCTTCGCCCTCGACGGGGGCGACGTCCTGCCCGATCCCCGGGCGCGCCACCTGCCGGAGGGGCCGGAACGGCCCGGCGCGGTCGTCGATCTCGCCGCCTTCCCGTGGCGGCACCCGTGGTCGGGGCGCGGCCTGCCGGGCGCGGTGCTGTACGAGACGCACGTCGGGACGTTCACGCCGGAGGGGACGTTCGACGCGGCGGCCGGGCGGCTCGCGCGGCTGGCGCGCCTCGGGGTCACCCATGTGGAGCTGATGCCGGTGTGCCCGTTCCCCGGGCGGCACGGCTGGGGGTACGACGGGGTGGCGCCGTGGGCCGTGCACGAGCCGTACGGCGGCCCGGAGGGTCTGCAGCGGTTCGTGGACGCGGCGCACGGGCACGGGCTCGGTGTCGTGCTGGACGTGGTGCACAACCACCTCGGTCCGTCGGGCAACCGGCTGCCCGACTTCGGCCCGTACTTCACCGACCGGCACCACACGCCGTGGGGTTCCGCGGTGAACCTGGACGCCCCCGGGTCGGACGACGTGCGGGCGTACTTCATCGGCAGCGCCGTCGCGTTCCTGCGGGACTTCCGGCTCGACGGGCTGCGGCTCGACGCGGTGCACGAGCTGGCCGACGACCGGGCCGAGCCGATGCTCGCGGAGCTGTCGGCCGCCGTGGACGCGCTGGCGGCCGAGGTGGGGCGGCCGCTGTTCCTGATCGCCGAGTCCGACCGCAACGACCCGCGGACGACCGCGCCGCGCGAGCGCAACGGCTTCGGGCTCCACGGCCAGTGGAACGACGACTTCCACCACGCCCTGCACGCCGCGCTCACCGGCGAGTCCCAGGGCTACTACGCCGACTTCGCGCGCGCCCCGCTGGCCGCGCTCGCCGCGACACTGACCCGCGGTTTCCTCCACGACGGCGGGTGGTCGGCGTTCCGCGGCAGGTCGCACGGCCGCCCGCTGGACCCGGCGACGCCCGCGTACCGGCTGGTCGGCTACGACCAGACGCACGACCAGATCGGCAACCGCGCCCTCGGCGACCGGCTGGCCGCGCTGATCGGCCCGCGCCGGCAGGCCGTGGCGGCGGCGCTGGTGCTGTGCGGGCCGTTCACGCCGATGCTGTTCATGGGCGAGGAGTGGGGCGCGACGACGCCGTGGCAGTACTTCACGGACCACCAGGACCCGGACCTCGCGGAGGCGGTCAGGTCGGGGCGGCGGCGGGAGTTCAGCGCGCACGGGTGGGCGGAGGGGGACATCCCCGACCCGCAGGACCCGGCGACGCGCGACCGTTCCTGCCTGGTGTGGCCGGACGAGGACGACGCGCCGTGGCTGCTGGACTGGCACCGCCGCCTCATCGCCCTGCGCCACCGGTACCTGCCGGCCGGCCTGACCCTGGCCGACGTGACGGCCGCGTACGACGAGGACGCCGGGTGGCTGCTCCTGCGCAACGGGCCGCTGACGGTCGCGGTGAACCTCTCCCCCGACGCGGCGGCCCGCCTCCCCCTCGGCGACGGCACCTTCACGCCGCTGGCGGCGTCGGCCGAGGGCATCACGCACGACGCGGACGGCGCGCTGGCCCTGCCGCCGGAGTCCGCCGCCGTCCTGCTGCGGGAGGGCTGA
- a CDS encoding lytic polysaccharide monooxygenase has product MRDRSTPRTRLKRSALLTLLAALPALCLVMFTGGSASAHGAPMDPGSRTYLCWKYSANASGAMDPQNPACRAALNTSGASGFYNWFAVLRSDGAGRTEGFVPDGELCSGGAVVYDFSGFDLPRTDWPYTHLTSGATHEFTYNPWAHHPGTFHQYVTVDGWDPTQPLTWDDIEDVPFHSETDPPYRGSVGNAESEYYWDAQLPSGKTGRHIIYTVWERSDSQETFYSCSDVVFDGGNGEVTVPTGDDSGENPDPGPDPGPVEGDCTATLGTVSSWNGGFQAEIKVTNTSDGTISNWTASWTQPTGNSIQSVWNGSLTPHGDHITVSNAAWNGQLNAGSSTTFGYTSNGTPPSADTVLSCGVS; this is encoded by the coding sequence ATGAGAGACCGGTCAACCCCCCGCACGCGTCTGAAGAGATCGGCTCTTCTGACGCTCCTCGCCGCGCTCCCCGCGCTCTGCCTGGTGATGTTCACCGGCGGCAGCGCGTCGGCGCACGGCGCACCCATGGACCCCGGCAGCCGTACGTACCTGTGCTGGAAGTACAGCGCCAACGCCTCCGGCGCCATGGACCCCCAGAACCCCGCCTGCCGCGCCGCCCTCAACACGAGCGGCGCCAGCGGCTTCTACAACTGGTTCGCCGTGCTGCGCTCGGACGGCGCGGGCCGGACGGAGGGGTTCGTCCCCGACGGTGAGCTGTGCAGCGGCGGCGCCGTGGTGTACGACTTCTCCGGCTTCGACCTCCCGCGCACCGACTGGCCGTACACGCACCTCACCTCAGGCGCGACGCACGAGTTCACCTACAACCCGTGGGCGCACCACCCCGGCACGTTCCACCAGTACGTGACGGTCGACGGCTGGGACCCGACCCAGCCGCTCACCTGGGACGACATCGAGGACGTGCCGTTCCACTCCGAGACGGACCCGCCCTACCGGGGCTCGGTCGGCAACGCGGAGTCGGAGTACTACTGGGACGCGCAGCTCCCGTCCGGCAAGACGGGCCGCCACATCATCTACACGGTGTGGGAGCGCTCCGACAGCCAGGAGACCTTCTACAGCTGCTCCGACGTCGTCTTCGACGGCGGCAACGGCGAGGTCACCGTCCCCACGGGCGACGACAGCGGCGAGAACCCGGACCCCGGCCCCGACCCGGGCCCGGTCGAGGGCGACTGCACGGCGACCCTGGGCACGGTGAGCAGCTGGAACGGCGGCTTCCAGGCCGAGATCAAGGTCACCAACACGAGTGATGGCACGATCTCCAACTGGACGGCCTCCTGGACCCAGCCCACGGGCAACTCGATCCAGAGCGTCTGGAACGGATCGCTGACACCACACGGTGACCACATCACGGTGAGCAACGCGGCGTGGAACGGACAGCTCAACGCCGGTTCCTCCACCACGTTCGGCTATACGTCGAACGGCACCCCGCCGTCCGCCGACACGGTCCTGAGCTGCGGCGTGAGCTGA
- a CDS encoding DUF6571 family protein gives MPSYAEIVERDFSDLTAAADDLESAAGKIAEVGENYAARVGALAGTHAAWQGLSAEAADLRLSTTTAELGAAETEARALVALLRDGVSLLTEARRALLDVVAEAEEAGFAVNGTGAVLDALDRTGIPELEDARAEWQLALNRAVARVGEADENLRLALVEVVDAPAGSVFNGSASSGLDEVLGGRAQELLGRLGEGEELSPAEWQELSWLLDHNADDPEFSRALLDGMGASGLIDLSALLTGQSLGGDLSEAHRARAEQLHGQLAAVLATATDVPTLTPGSAEYAQWSRTEEGRFYTGFMTDLHEAGLTEYTVPGVTNETVRGYQLLVGQLQAAEGTYSERFLHDLTDDLLAAENPATGGDAGIWQTIVADLETGNSALSFDSAWLARDPVDGALGLMGAQPEVAASYLDPQDGNDRLDYLVHERHFGQILVPTGAHTTPVPVHDGFADAVQAAVTGRAASEGLNPGQTHSDANIRIAEHLWNHFAADPDLVTDTRYTYMQPILGDIAAEYVGEVGTASRGIGPDMGEVSFDSAGTGRLLWQIGHNPDAYATVSAANQAEMFLSVNEVIGSRLDDEQNLRDATASVVNRHAFTAGILTDATATAQYDDAMSPTTRDALIDQAKELTTLAMSGLIFGGLKDYPGEAAITSLQQQSITDAAFELFRIDNSIEATQDAQRNYAESRVAFLDTVEAVIDAALAGQQIPEGSLDRRLLEDSVLDGASTTYISGNVLKDNRINPSD, from the coding sequence GTGCCGAGCTACGCGGAAATCGTCGAACGCGACTTCTCCGACCTGACCGCAGCGGCGGACGATCTGGAGTCGGCCGCCGGGAAGATCGCCGAGGTCGGCGAGAACTACGCGGCACGGGTCGGCGCCCTCGCCGGCACGCATGCCGCGTGGCAGGGGTTGAGCGCGGAGGCCGCCGATCTGCGCCTCTCCACGACCACGGCGGAACTGGGCGCTGCCGAGACGGAGGCACGCGCGCTGGTGGCGCTGCTCCGGGACGGCGTGTCCCTCCTGACCGAGGCCCGCCGAGCGCTGCTGGACGTCGTCGCCGAGGCCGAGGAGGCGGGCTTCGCGGTCAACGGCACGGGCGCGGTCCTGGACGCCCTGGACCGTACGGGCATCCCGGAGCTCGAGGACGCGCGCGCAGAGTGGCAGCTCGCCCTCAACCGTGCCGTCGCCCGCGTCGGCGAGGCGGACGAGAACCTGCGCCTGGCCCTCGTCGAGGTGGTGGACGCCCCCGCGGGGAGTGTCTTCAACGGCTCCGCGTCCTCGGGCCTGGACGAGGTCCTGGGCGGCCGGGCACAGGAACTGCTGGGACGGCTGGGCGAGGGGGAGGAACTGTCCCCTGCCGAATGGCAGGAACTGTCCTGGCTGCTGGACCACAACGCCGACGACCCCGAGTTCTCCCGCGCCCTGCTGGACGGCATGGGGGCGTCCGGCCTGATCGACCTGTCCGCGCTGCTCACCGGGCAATCCCTGGGCGGAGACCTGAGTGAGGCGCACCGTGCGCGCGCCGAACAGCTGCACGGCCAGTTGGCCGCCGTCCTGGCCACGGCGACGGACGTCCCGACGCTGACCCCCGGCTCTGCCGAGTACGCGCAGTGGTCACGGACCGAGGAGGGCCGCTTCTACACCGGCTTCATGACCGACCTGCACGAGGCCGGACTCACGGAGTACACGGTGCCCGGCGTGACGAACGAGACGGTCCGGGGCTACCAGCTCCTGGTGGGACAGCTCCAGGCGGCCGAGGGCACCTACTCGGAACGCTTCCTCCACGACCTGACCGACGACCTCCTGGCCGCCGAGAACCCGGCCACCGGCGGCGACGCCGGAATCTGGCAGACGATCGTGGCCGACCTGGAGACAGGCAACTCCGCCCTGTCCTTCGACTCCGCCTGGCTCGCCAGGGATCCGGTGGACGGCGCGTTGGGCCTGATGGGCGCCCAACCGGAAGTCGCCGCCTCCTACCTCGACCCCCAGGACGGCAACGACCGGCTGGACTACCTGGTCCATGAACGCCACTTCGGACAAATCCTCGTGCCGACAGGCGCACACACCACGCCGGTCCCGGTGCACGACGGCTTCGCCGACGCCGTACAAGCCGCAGTCACCGGCCGCGCAGCCTCCGAAGGACTCAACCCCGGCCAGACCCACTCCGACGCCAACATCCGCATCGCCGAACACCTCTGGAACCACTTCGCAGCAGACCCCGACCTCGTGACGGACACCCGCTACACCTACATGCAACCAATCCTCGGCGATATAGCGGCCGAGTACGTCGGAGAAGTCGGAACAGCTTCCCGCGGCATCGGCCCAGACATGGGTGAGGTGTCCTTCGACTCAGCGGGCACCGGACGCCTTCTGTGGCAGATCGGGCACAACCCGGATGCCTACGCCACGGTCAGCGCCGCCAACCAGGCCGAGATGTTCCTCTCCGTCAACGAGGTAATCGGTTCCCGCTTGGACGATGAGCAGAATTTGCGTGATGCGACGGCTTCCGTGGTGAATCGGCATGCTTTCACAGCCGGAATCCTGACCGACGCGACGGCAACCGCGCAATACGACGATGCCATGAGCCCCACGACGCGTGACGCCCTGATAGACCAGGCGAAGGAACTGACCACGCTTGCAATGAGCGGCCTGATCTTCGGTGGACTGAAAGACTATCCGGGGGAAGCCGCGATAACATCTCTGCAGCAGCAGAGCATCACCGATGCCGCCTTTGAATTGTTCCGGATCGACAATTCAATCGAAGCCACCCAGGATGCCCAGCGGAATTATGCTGAATCTCGTGTCGCATTCCTCGATACCGTCGAAGCGGTGATCGATGCCGCACTGGCGGGCCAGCAGATCCCGGAAGGTTCCCTGGATCGTCGACTACTGGAGGACAGCGTTCTGGACGGCGCGAGCACCACTTACATCAGCGGAAATGTCCTCAAGGACAATCGAATCAACCCCAGCGATTGA
- a CDS encoding histidine kinase yields MRIRPFAVDALIAGALTAVAVLLGHESPSQGQPELDAPAYALVALANFSVILRSRYPVSVCLFIHAAWAVYIGLGYWPVVSTFGPMLATYTVAALRTTRVSIACAALLGVTWLYAGAVSGTDSPPSVVGQAVVFPAVLWRFGITARRSAELARRLRAEQADRARREVAEERDRIARELHDVVAHHLSVVSVQAGLARFVLSTDLPTARTAIDTIEATSSEALDELRRMLHVLRTDESRDTGTAGGDPSPPMPGLARLAETVERVRAAGVRVRLGVEGEPRPLAPGVELCAYRVAQEALTNVIKHARHARATVELRYEPHRLTLTVTDDGAGPATPRPPGAPGGTA; encoded by the coding sequence GTGCGTATCCGCCCGTTTGCCGTCGATGCGCTGATCGCGGGCGCGCTGACCGCCGTCGCGGTCCTGCTCGGCCACGAGTCACCGAGTCAGGGACAGCCAGAACTCGACGCCCCCGCCTACGCACTGGTCGCCCTGGCCAACTTCTCCGTCATCCTCCGCAGCAGATACCCCGTCTCCGTCTGCCTGTTCATCCACGCTGCCTGGGCCGTCTACATCGGCCTCGGCTACTGGCCGGTCGTCAGCACCTTCGGCCCAATGCTCGCCACCTACACCGTCGCCGCCCTGCGCACCACCCGCGTATCGATCGCCTGCGCCGCGCTCCTGGGCGTGACGTGGCTGTACGCGGGCGCCGTCAGCGGTACGGACTCGCCGCCGTCGGTCGTCGGCCAGGCCGTCGTGTTCCCCGCCGTCCTGTGGCGCTTCGGCATCACCGCGCGCCGTTCCGCCGAACTGGCGCGCCGCCTGCGCGCCGAGCAGGCCGACCGCGCCCGCCGCGAGGTCGCCGAGGAACGCGACCGCATCGCCCGCGAACTGCACGACGTCGTCGCGCACCACCTGTCCGTCGTATCCGTGCAGGCGGGCCTCGCGCGGTTCGTCCTGAGCACCGACCTCCCCACCGCGCGCACCGCGATCGACACCATCGAGGCCACCAGCAGCGAGGCCCTGGACGAACTGCGCCGCATGCTCCACGTCCTGCGCACCGACGAGTCGCGGGACACGGGCACGGCCGGCGGCGACCCGTCCCCGCCCATGCCGGGCCTGGCCCGGCTCGCCGAGACCGTCGAACGCGTACGGGCCGCGGGCGTCCGCGTCCGGCTCGGCGTCGAGGGCGAGCCGCGGCCGCTCGCGCCCGGCGTCGAGCTGTGCGCCTACCGCGTCGCCCAGGAGGCCCTGACCAACGTCATCAAGCACGCCCGCCACGCCCGCGCCACCGTCGAACTGCGCTACGAGCCCCACCGCCTCACCCTCACCGTCACGGACGACGGCGCCGGCCCCGCCACGCCCCGCCCGCCCGGCGCCCCCGGGGGCACGGCTTGA
- a CDS encoding response regulator transcription factor, whose product MTATRVLVVDDQFLIRVGLVALLRAAPGVEVVGEAADGEEAVERARATRPDVVLMDIRMPGMTGITAIRRILAEADEPAPRVLVLTTFDLDEYVYGALRAGASGFLLKDAGPERLLAAVAAVAGGDTLFAPSVTRRLVETFAQRVRPAAHTPDGLTALTTREVEVLRLTARGLANQEIADRLRISEATVKTHLNRTMTKLGLGSRAQAVVVAYETGLVTPGAGGGLAPRG is encoded by the coding sequence GTGACGGCGACGCGCGTCCTCGTCGTCGACGACCAGTTCCTCATCCGTGTCGGCCTGGTGGCGCTGCTGCGCGCGGCGCCCGGCGTCGAGGTCGTCGGGGAGGCGGCGGACGGCGAGGAGGCCGTCGAGCGGGCGCGCGCGACCCGGCCGGACGTCGTCCTCATGGACATCCGCATGCCGGGCATGACCGGCATCACCGCGATCCGCCGCATTCTCGCGGAGGCGGACGAGCCGGCGCCGCGCGTCCTGGTCCTGACGACGTTCGACCTCGACGAGTACGTATACGGCGCGCTGCGCGCCGGCGCGTCCGGATTCCTCCTGAAGGACGCGGGACCCGAACGGCTGCTGGCCGCCGTCGCGGCCGTCGCGGGCGGCGACACGCTGTTCGCGCCGAGCGTGACGCGCCGCCTGGTCGAGACGTTCGCGCAGCGCGTCCGCCCGGCCGCGCACACGCCGGACGGGCTGACCGCCCTGACCACCCGCGAGGTCGAGGTCCTGCGGCTGACGGCGCGCGGCCTCGCGAACCAGGAGATCGCCGACCGGCTGCGCATCAGCGAGGCGACCGTCAAGACGCACCTCAACCGGACGATGACGAAACTGGGCCTCGGCAGCCGCGCGCAGGCGGTCGTCGTGGCGTACGAGACGGGGCTCGTGACGCCGGGCGCCGGCGGGGGCCTGGCGCCCCGGGGGTGA
- a CDS encoding GNAT family N-acetyltransferase, with amino-acid sequence MLIRAARADEAGCLGELALRSKAHWGYDAAFMAACRDELTVTAEEIATTAVAERDGRVIGFSTFVGEPPDGRLRMMFVEPECIGQGVGRRLFEHTAVAAGRAGHTSLTFDADPHAVPFYRAMGASRIGVTPSGSIPGRMLPLMTLALADRRP; translated from the coding sequence GTGCTCATCAGGGCGGCGAGGGCGGACGAGGCCGGGTGTCTCGGTGAGCTGGCGCTCCGGTCGAAGGCCCACTGGGGATACGACGCGGCGTTCATGGCCGCCTGCCGCGACGAACTGACCGTCACGGCCGAGGAGATCGCGACCACGGCGGTGGCCGAGCGCGACGGCCGCGTCATCGGGTTCTCGACGTTCGTGGGGGAGCCTCCCGACGGGCGGCTGAGGATGATGTTCGTCGAGCCCGAGTGCATCGGGCAGGGCGTCGGCAGGCGCCTGTTCGAGCACACGGCGGTCGCCGCCGGACGGGCCGGGCACACCAGCCTCACCTTCGACGCCGACCCGCACGCGGTGCCGTTCTACCGGGCGATGGGCGCGTCACGCATCGGCGTCACGCCGTCCGGCTCCATCCCGGGGCGGATGCTGCCGCTGATGACGCTCGCCCTCGCGGACCGCCGGCCGTGA
- a CDS encoding pyridoxal phosphate-dependent aminotransferase family protein, producing the protein MSGRGADIFAKRSGRLAAYGPLAAAGVRPYYRAATPSAHAGETVVDGRRLVMAGCNDYLGLASDPRVRAAAADAVRRYGTSCSGSRAFNGTLALHEELEHGMAAFLGREAAVVATTGFQTNLALAALLDRGDVVIGDAANHASLHDAARLGLAAHRRYRHADMAHLERLLAAAGPAVGKLVVTDGLFSMEGDLCRLPEITAIARRHGARVVVDGAHDIGLLGAGGRGVAEHFGLLAEVDLFTGTFSKCFGSTGGVLAGPAHVVEYLKYHARSLLFAAALPPAAAGAALAALGIVRSEPERRARVLAHTARLHDGLRALGYDTGTARTPVIPVRVGESVRCALLWQRLFDAGVFTNAVVPPAVPEGAALIRVTPQAVHTDAHIDTILTAFAGAAPAA; encoded by the coding sequence GTGAGCGGCCGGGGGGCCGACATCTTCGCCAAACGGTCCGGCCGCCTCGCCGCGTACGGCCCCCTCGCCGCCGCCGGGGTCCGGCCGTACTACCGCGCGGCGACGCCGTCGGCGCACGCGGGGGAGACCGTCGTGGACGGCCGCCGCCTCGTCATGGCCGGCTGCAACGACTACCTGGGCCTCGCCTCCGACCCGCGCGTCCGGGCCGCGGCGGCGGACGCGGTGCGCCGGTACGGGACGTCCTGCTCCGGCTCGCGCGCCTTCAACGGCACGCTGGCCCTGCACGAGGAGTTGGAGCACGGCATGGCCGCGTTCCTCGGCCGGGAGGCGGCCGTCGTGGCGACCACCGGGTTCCAGACGAACCTGGCGCTCGCCGCCCTCCTCGACCGGGGTGACGTCGTGATCGGCGACGCCGCGAACCACGCCTCCCTCCACGACGCCGCGCGCCTCGGCCTCGCCGCCCACCGCCGCTACCGCCACGCCGACATGGCCCACCTGGAACGCCTCCTCGCCGCCGCCGGCCCGGCCGTGGGGAAGCTCGTCGTCACGGACGGGCTGTTCTCGATGGAGGGCGACCTGTGCCGGCTGCCGGAGATCACCGCCATCGCCCGCCGTCACGGCGCCCGCGTCGTGGTGGACGGCGCGCACGACATCGGGCTGCTCGGCGCGGGCGGGCGCGGCGTCGCCGAGCACTTCGGACTGCTGGCCGAGGTGGACCTGTTCACGGGGACGTTCTCCAAGTGCTTCGGCTCGACGGGCGGGGTGCTGGCCGGCCCGGCGCACGTCGTCGAATACCTCAAGTACCACGCGCGGTCACTGCTGTTCGCCGCCGCGCTGCCACCGGCCGCGGCGGGCGCGGCCCTGGCGGCGCTGGGAATCGTCCGGTCCGAGCCGGAGCGGCGCGCCCGCGTCCTCGCGCACACGGCGCGGCTGCACGACGGCCTGCGGGCGCTCGGGTACGACACGGGCACGGCCCGCACGCCCGTGATACCGGTCCGGGTCGGTGAATCGGTGCGGTGCGCTCTGCTGTGGCAACGGCTGTTCGACGCGGGGGTGTTCACGAACGCGGTGGTGCCGCCTGCGGTCCCGGAGGGCGCGGCACTGATCCGGGTGACACCGCAGGCCGTCCACACGGACGCGCACATCGACACGATCCTCACGGCCTTCGCCGGAGCGGCTCCGGCGGCATGA
- a CDS encoding neprosin family prolyl endopeptidase, translated as MPGEISPQPFDAFLASVASATYEEARHLPGAAVESADAFDEMKAYLLDRYRDVDAVDSYVEADGQVADCVPEETHPAARRWGSLAAAPAEGPPQVPEPDGPTPPDPRSRGIAGTRPPSGEAARPLPAGTTSLYRTTLSTLCRFPNLATFSAKDWPAGPPGFASTARMDNLPRRYATGEQDLDCLGGSSRVNVWSPFIVPTFQGTFSQQWYSAGHGGTLLQTVECGWHVDHTLYGDTAPHLFVFATRDNYEDGDSFYNLDHGVFQPVANPYVKPGAKLLASQSGGTQIEYKMGFYLTDQRWWFYFDDQPIGCIPVSWFNGGPLTNGATRAKFGGEAASGLALWPPMGSGQHASAGFGRAAYQRAVAVNPASGGAVYANLADSGSVTGSCYSIEITNNSSSYDWGTYAFFGGPGGTPC; from the coding sequence ATGCCGGGTGAAATCTCCCCTCAGCCGTTCGACGCCTTTCTCGCGTCCGTCGCGTCGGCCACCTATGAAGAAGCCCGCCACCTGCCCGGCGCCGCCGTCGAGAGCGCCGACGCCTTCGACGAGATGAAGGCGTACCTCCTGGACCGCTACCGGGACGTCGACGCCGTGGACAGCTACGTCGAGGCCGACGGCCAGGTCGCCGACTGCGTACCGGAGGAGACCCACCCGGCGGCCCGGCGCTGGGGATCCCTCGCCGCCGCACCGGCCGAAGGCCCGCCACAGGTCCCCGAACCCGACGGGCCGACGCCCCCCGACCCCCGCTCGCGCGGCATCGCCGGCACCCGGCCGCCGAGCGGGGAAGCGGCACGTCCGCTGCCCGCCGGCACCACGTCCCTGTACCGCACCACCCTGTCGACGCTGTGCCGCTTCCCGAACCTGGCGACGTTCTCGGCGAAGGACTGGCCCGCCGGTCCTCCGGGATTCGCCTCGACCGCCCGCATGGACAACCTGCCGAGACGGTACGCGACCGGTGAGCAGGACCTGGATTGCCTGGGCGGATCGAGCAGGGTCAACGTCTGGAGTCCGTTCATCGTGCCCACCTTCCAGGGCACGTTCAGCCAGCAGTGGTACAGCGCGGGCCACGGCGGCACGCTCCTGCAGACCGTGGAGTGCGGCTGGCACGTGGACCACACGCTCTACGGCGACACCGCCCCTCACCTGTTCGTCTTCGCGACCCGGGACAACTACGAGGACGGCGACTCCTTCTACAACCTGGACCACGGCGTCTTCCAGCCCGTCGCCAACCCGTATGTGAAGCCGGGTGCCAAGCTGCTGGCCTCCCAGTCCGGCGGCACCCAGATCGAGTACAAGATGGGCTTCTACCTCACTGACCAGCGGTGGTGGTTCTACTTCGACGACCAGCCGATCGGCTGCATCCCCGTCTCCTGGTTCAACGGTGGCCCCCTGACCAACGGAGCCACCCGGGCCAAGTTCGGCGGCGAGGCGGCGTCCGGCCTCGCCCTGTGGCCGCCCATGGGCTCGGGCCAGCACGCCTCGGCCGGCTTCGGCAGGGCCGCCTACCAGCGCGCCGTGGCGGTCAACCCGGCGAGCGGCGGAGCCGTCTACGCCAACCTGGCCGATTCGGGCTCGGTCACCGGTTCCTGCTATTCGATCGAGATCACCAACAACTCATCGTCCTACGACTGGGGCACCTACGCCTTCTTCGGCGGCCCGGGCGGAACGCCCTGCTGA